Proteins encoded by one window of Nostoc sp. ATCC 53789:
- a CDS encoding phosphonate degradation HD-domain oxygenase: MKPTIESIIDLFTKKGSQSYGAEAVTQLEHALQCASLAEISGQNHELITACLLHDLGHLIHNLGDNPATQGIDDQHEHQAISLLSQIFSPAVTQPIRLHVVAKRYLCSVVPQYWDSLSAPSKRSLELQGGIFSPKQAEKFIQQPYAQDAVQLRIYDDKAKITNLPTPDLNHFTQFMTASLNKLSCI, translated from the coding sequence ATGAAACCTACTATCGAAAGCATTATTGACCTGTTCACCAAAAAGGGTTCTCAATCCTATGGTGCGGAAGCTGTCACCCAGTTAGAACACGCCTTGCAATGTGCTAGCCTTGCTGAAATATCAGGTCAAAACCATGAATTGATTACCGCTTGCCTACTCCATGATTTAGGGCATTTAATCCATAACTTGGGAGATAATCCCGCCACCCAAGGCATAGACGATCAACATGAACATCAAGCCATTTCCTTACTAAGTCAGATTTTCAGTCCAGCAGTCACACAACCGATTAGGCTTCATGTCGTCGCCAAACGCTATCTTTGCTCAGTTGTTCCTCAATATTGGGACAGTCTCTCAGCCCCATCCAAACGCAGCTTAGAACTGCAAGGAGGCATATTTTCCCCTAAACAGGCAGAGAAATTTATTCAGCAACCTTATGCTCAAGATGCTGTGCAGTTAAGGATTTATGACGACAAAGCTAAAATCACAAATTTGCCAACACCCGATTTAAACCACTTCACCCAATTTATGACCGCCTCTTTAAATAAGCTGTCGTGCATATAA
- the phnL gene encoding phosphonate C-P lyase system protein PhnL, producing the protein MQSLTVNHRPVSSSGKALLQVENLRKSFTLHQQGGINLSVLEGVSLSVNAGECVALSGASGSGKSTFMRCLYANYRVDSGSVWIKHQEDWVDLCQLAPHEILAVRQKTIGYVSQFLRVIPRVPALEVAAEPLLELGVDINVAYNKVKDLFCRLNLSERLWHLSPTTFSGGEKQRVNITRALAVDYPILLLDEPTSALDATNRQVVIELLQEKKAKGSGLIGIFHDEEVRSQLCNHELIFDR; encoded by the coding sequence ATGCAATCATTAACTGTTAATCATCGTCCAGTAAGCTCTTCTGGCAAAGCACTTTTACAAGTTGAGAATTTGCGAAAAAGTTTTACTCTGCATCAGCAAGGAGGCATTAATCTATCGGTGCTAGAAGGTGTTTCTTTAAGCGTTAATGCTGGGGAATGTGTCGCCCTTTCTGGAGCATCTGGCAGTGGTAAATCTACATTTATGCGCTGTTTGTATGCTAACTATCGCGTTGATAGTGGTTCAGTCTGGATAAAACATCAGGAAGATTGGGTTGATTTGTGTCAACTCGCTCCCCATGAGATTTTAGCAGTCCGGCAGAAAACCATTGGATATGTCAGTCAGTTTTTAAGAGTAATTCCCAGAGTACCAGCCTTAGAAGTTGCCGCAGAACCACTATTAGAATTAGGGGTAGATATAAATGTCGCATATAACAAAGTTAAAGACTTATTTTGTCGCCTCAATCTCTCAGAACGACTGTGGCATCTTTCCCCCACTACCTTTTCTGGAGGCGAAAAGCAACGGGTAAATATTACTCGTGCTTTAGCAGTTGATTATCCAATTTTGCTACTAGATGAACCAACTTCAGCCCTAGACGCTACCAATCGCCAAGTAGTAATTGAACTGTTGCAAGAGAAAAAAGCTAAAGGCAGTGGCTTAATTGGCATTTTTCACGATGAAGAAGTGCGATCGCAACTTTGTAACCACGAATTAATCTTTGACAGGTGA
- a CDS encoding alpha-D-ribose 1-methylphosphonate 5-phosphate C-P-lyase PhnJ, which translates to MNISPNPQSPISNPQSPETGFNFAYLDEQTKRSIRRALLKAVAIPGHQIPFSSREMPMSYGWGTGGIQVTAAVIGQTDVLKVIDQGADDTINAVNIRRFFQKVCGVKTTERTQEATLIQTRHRIPETPLQEGQILVYQVPIPEPLRWLEPSSVETGKMHALEEYGAMYVKLYEDITTHGHIATSYDYPVMVHNRYLMSPSPIPRFDNPKMQMSPALQLFGAGREKRIYAIPPYTKVKSLDFEDHPFTVEKWDKACELCGSTESYLDEVVIDDQGGRMWICSDTDFCGGRLTDDG; encoded by the coding sequence ATGAATATCTCTCCCAATCCCCAATCCCCAATCTCTAATCCCCAATCCCCAGAAACAGGCTTTAACTTTGCTTACTTAGACGAGCAAACAAAGCGTTCCATTCGCCGCGCCTTGCTGAAAGCTGTGGCAATTCCAGGACATCAAATTCCCTTTTCTTCCAGAGAAATGCCCATGTCTTACGGCTGGGGTACTGGTGGAATTCAGGTAACGGCTGCTGTAATTGGTCAAACTGATGTGTTGAAAGTAATTGACCAAGGAGCAGACGACACCATTAACGCCGTTAATATTCGTCGCTTTTTCCAAAAAGTTTGTGGTGTAAAAACCACAGAACGCACACAAGAAGCAACTTTAATTCAGACTCGCCATCGCATACCCGAAACGCCACTACAGGAAGGACAGATTTTAGTTTACCAAGTACCAATACCCGAACCTTTGCGGTGGCTAGAACCATCATCTGTAGAGACGGGCAAGATGCACGCTCTAGAAGAATACGGGGCTATGTACGTCAAGCTGTACGAAGACATTACCACACATGGACATATTGCTACATCCTACGACTATCCAGTAATGGTGCATAACCGCTATTTGATGAGTCCTAGCCCGATCCCACGCTTTGATAATCCCAAAATGCAGATGAGTCCGGCATTGCAATTATTTGGTGCAGGGAGAGAAAAACGCATATATGCAATTCCACCATATACCAAAGTCAAAAGCCTCGACTTTGAAGACCATCCGTTCACCGTAGAAAAATGGGATAAAGCTTGTGAGTTATGCGGTTCTACAGAAAGCTACTTAGATGAGGTAGTGATTGATGACCAAGGTGGGCGAATGTGGATCTGCTCAGATACAGATTTTTGTGGGGGACGGTTGACGGATGATGGATGA
- the phnK gene encoding phosphonate C-P lyase system protein PhnK, which translates to MTKPLLQVHQLSKSYGAIKACDRISFNLYPGQVLGIVGESGSGKSTLLSAIANHTAVNKGNVTYTSRSGEDLEIFQLAEAKRRLLMRTEWGFVQQNPRDGLRMKVSAGANIGERLLDIGVRHYGNIRDEARHWLQQVEIDPTRIDDLPVRFSGGMQQRLQLARVLVTRPRLILMDEPTGGLDVSVQARLLDLLRSLVRNFHLSVIIVTHDIGVVRLLAHRLLVMQQGQVVESGLTDQVLDDPQHPYTQLLVSAALTP; encoded by the coding sequence ATGACTAAACCTCTTTTACAAGTTCACCAACTGAGTAAATCTTACGGCGCAATTAAAGCGTGCGATCGCATTTCTTTTAATCTCTATCCTGGGCAAGTTCTCGGTATTGTCGGAGAATCAGGTTCAGGTAAGTCTACTTTACTGAGTGCAATTGCTAATCATACTGCTGTTAACAAAGGTAATGTTACTTATACTAGTCGTAGCGGTGAAGACTTAGAAATTTTTCAACTTGCGGAAGCTAAACGGCGGTTGTTGATGCGAACTGAGTGGGGCTTTGTGCAGCAAAATCCCCGTGATGGTCTGCGAATGAAGGTCAGTGCTGGAGCAAATATCGGCGAACGCCTACTAGATATTGGGGTACGGCACTATGGCAATATTCGGGATGAGGCTAGGCACTGGCTACAACAAGTAGAAATTGACCCCACAAGGATAGATGATCTGCCAGTTCGCTTTTCTGGAGGGATGCAACAAAGATTACAACTTGCCCGTGTATTGGTGACACGTCCTCGGTTGATCTTGATGGACGAACCAACGGGAGGTTTGGATGTATCAGTGCAAGCGAGGTTATTAGATTTATTGCGATCGCTTGTCCGCAATTTTCATCTTAGCGTGATTATAGTTACTCACGATATCGGCGTAGTCAGGCTTTTAGCACACAGATTATTAGTTATGCAACAAGGACAGGTAGTGGAATCAGGTTTAACTGACCAAGTACTTGATGATCCACAACATCCATACACCCAACTCTTAGTCAGTGCTGCTTTAACACCCTGA
- a CDS encoding alpha-D-ribose 1-methylphosphonate 5-triphosphate diphosphatase: protein MTTPKNIQILSKPTNTKIAIQGVNALTPDGWLEDATVLIEDGQFTSIDQGSSPNRFHLVNAQGLQMLPGIIDLHGDAFERMICPRPGVNFPLPIAIADNDRNLLASGITTFYCSITDSYEPGLRSRDSARALIDFILGTGKQVLNCNHRIHIRHEEANIAGHQELCDWMVSGRVHILSINDHLPPPGNQKRLSRYLNSVRQRSSMSIEEIEELVNQVTERRHEGDVQIEQLVDLAHTYSIPLASHDDDSPEKVILSQQRRVAIAEFPATVDLAAQSREYGAAVLMGAPNLVRGGSHLGLMSVAEAVKNNVIDCLCSDYHYPSLFYAPFKLQELGLMSFEEAWSLVSSQPAEAAGISDQKGKIAPGLDADFLLISPDNSLPSAITAISSVYVAGKEVARYQIQ from the coding sequence GTGACAACACCTAAAAATATCCAAATATTATCAAAACCAACCAACACAAAAATTGCTATTCAAGGAGTAAATGCACTAACTCCCGATGGTTGGCTGGAAGATGCCACAGTTTTAATTGAAGATGGGCAATTTACCAGTATTGATCAGGGCAGTAGTCCTAATAGATTTCATTTGGTAAATGCTCAAGGACTCCAGATGTTGCCAGGAATTATTGACTTACACGGCGATGCTTTTGAAAGGATGATTTGCCCTCGCCCTGGAGTTAACTTTCCTCTACCAATAGCGATCGCAGATAATGACCGCAACCTCTTAGCATCGGGTATCACAACTTTTTACTGTTCAATCACCGACTCTTACGAACCAGGTTTACGCAGCCGAGATTCTGCCCGTGCTTTAATTGACTTCATCTTAGGAACAGGAAAACAAGTTTTAAATTGCAATCATCGCATTCATATTAGACATGAAGAGGCAAATATCGCAGGACATCAAGAATTGTGTGATTGGATGGTATCCGGTCGTGTCCATATTTTGTCTATCAACGATCACCTACCACCCCCTGGAAATCAAAAGAGATTGAGCCGATATCTCAACAGTGTCAGGCAAAGATCGTCCATGTCCATAGAAGAAATCGAAGAATTAGTCAACCAAGTAACAGAACGGCGACATGAAGGAGATGTGCAAATAGAACAACTGGTGGATTTAGCTCATACCTACAGTATTCCTCTTGCTTCTCATGATGATGATAGCCCAGAGAAAGTAATACTAAGTCAACAACGGCGAGTAGCGATCGCAGAATTTCCAGCGACTGTAGATTTAGCTGCTCAGTCTCGTGAATATGGTGCAGCCGTCCTCATGGGTGCGCCTAACTTAGTGCGTGGTGGTTCTCACTTAGGTTTAATGAGTGTCGCTGAGGCGGTAAAAAATAACGTTATCGATTGTCTTTGCTCAGACTATCATTACCCTTCCTTGTTCTATGCACCCTTCAAACTCCAAGAATTAGGCTTAATGTCATTTGAAGAAGCATGGTCATTAGTTTCCAGTCAACCAGCAGAGGCGGCGGGAATTAGCGATCAAAAAGGTAAAATCGCTCCCGGTTTAGATGCTGATTTCCTGTTGATATCTCCTGATAATTCTTTACCGTCTGCAATTACTGCCATCTCATCCGTATACGTAGCAGGAAAAGAAGTTGCTCGATATCAAATTCAATAA
- a CDS encoding fosfomycin resistance glutathione transferase, whose amino-acid sequence MITGINHITLSVCNLEKSFKFYTEILGCQVIAKWQTGAYLLAGDLWFCLSLDSNTRTNPMDEYTHIAFSVSEERFPEYSDRLKVLGVKQWKQNTSEGESIYILDPDHHKLELHIGDLSSRIAATQKAPYEGMKFFTEVSQ is encoded by the coding sequence ATGATTACAGGAATTAACCATATTACTTTGTCTGTCTGCAACTTGGAAAAATCTTTTAAGTTTTATACCGAAATTCTAGGTTGTCAAGTGATCGCCAAATGGCAAACAGGTGCTTATTTATTAGCGGGTGACTTGTGGTTTTGCCTATCTTTAGATTCCAATACACGCACAAATCCTATGGACGAGTACACTCATATTGCTTTTAGTGTCTCTGAAGAAAGGTTTCCAGAATATAGCGATCGCCTCAAAGTTTTAGGAGTCAAACAGTGGAAACAAAATACAAGTGAAGGCGAATCTATATATATTCTCGACCCCGATCACCACAAACTGGAACTGCATATAGGTGATTTATCTTCCAGAATTGCCGCCACTCAAAAAGCTCCTTATGAAGGCATGAAATTTTTTACTGAGGTAAGTCAGTGA